Part of the Calditrichota bacterium genome, CGTCGAGCAATTTGCCAAGAACGGCATGGGCGATATCGCAAAGTCTTGGGTCGGCTCGGGCAATAACCTGCCGGTGAACGGCGACCAGTTGATGCAGGTCTTCGGCGAACAAAAACTCGGCGCGATGGCTGAACAATCCGGCATGAACTTGCAGAAGTTCCTCCCGATTCTCGTCGCCGCGCTGCCGATGATTATCGACAAACTGACTCCCGACGGCGAAGTCAACGACAAGAGCAACAACATGCTTCAGCAA contains:
- a CDS encoding DUF937 domain-containing protein; protein product: MDLMDLMKGAGSILGDQGKDVNVGGLAGSVLGMIQNDSGGVGGLVEQFAKNGMGDIAKSWVGSGNNLPVNGDQLMQVFGEQKLGAMAEQSGMNLQKFLPILVAALPMIIDKLTPDGEVNDKSNNMLQQGMGLLGSFLK